In Streptomyces paludis, the genomic stretch CGCTCACCGTCCAGGTCTCCTACGACGGCGGCAAGGCGTGGACCAACACGCCCGTCACCTACGGCACGGGCACCGACGGCAGGCACCACATCACCCTGACCCACCCGACGGCCGCCACCTCGGTCTCCCTCAAGGCGAAAGTCACCGACACCAGCGGCAACGCCTACGAGGTCACGATCGAGAAGGCGTACCTGCTCAGCCAGTGATCCCGTAGTAATCCAGAGATGGAAGGGAGTGTTCCGCCGCCCCGGCGAGACCGGAGCGGCGGAACACTCCCCTATACGCTTATTGAGATATTTACCGGACGCGTCGAGGGTGGTCGTTCCGCCGTCCGGGGCGGTCGCCAGCGGCCGTAGAACCCTTGTTCGTCACCCGCTTTGTTCTTCTGCACTGCCCTGCGGCTAGTTTGTGTCCAGGACAGATACGCAAGGCCCGTGGTGACAGAGGTGCACGGGGGACGAAAGGTCGGGAAAAGTGTCGCTGCGGGGAGGTGATCCAGCCGAGATCGGCGGTTATCCGCTGGAGGCGCGGCTCGGCTCGGGGGGCATGGGCACGGTCTTCCTGGCCCGTACCAGCTCGGGGCGGCCTGTCGCGATCAAGCTGATCCATCAGCATTTCGCGGGGGACGAGGAGTTCCGTATCCGCTTCCGGCAGGAGGTGGCGGCGGCGCGGCGGGTGAGCGGCGCGTTCACGGCCGCCGTGGTCGACGCCGCCCCCGAGGCCGAGCAGCCCTGGATGGCGACGACCTATATCGAGGGGCCCACGCTCGCCCAGCTCATCGCGGCGAAGGGCCCGTTGAACGGGGTGGAGCTGAGGAAGCTCGGCATCGGGCTGGCGGAGGCGTTGCGCGACATCCACCGGGTGGGCGTCGTCCACCGTGATCTGAAGCCCTCGAACGTGGTGCTCTCGCCCGAGGGCCCGCGCGTCATCGACTTCGGCATCTCGCGCGCCGCGGACCAGCAGACACTGACGATGACGGGACGGGTCATCGGTACGCCGCCCTTCATGTCGCCGGAGCAGTTGCAGGCGCCGCGTGGGGTGGGGCCCCGGTCCGATGTCTTCTCGCTGGGCACCCTGCTGGTGTATGCGGCGACGGGGCGCGGGCCCTTCGACGCGGACAGCCCGTATCTGACGGCCTATCAGGTGGTGCACGAGGAGCCGTCGCTGGGTCCGGTGCCCGAGGTGCTGCGCGCGGTCGTCGAGTCGTGTCTCGCCAAGGAGCCCGAGGGGCGCCCCTCGGCGGACGAACTTCTCGTGCTGCTAAGGGACTTGCCGGCCGACCTCGGGGTGACCGGCGCGAACGGGCTGGGCGCCGGACACACCCGCGACATCGCCACCCAGCATCACCTGGCGGCGCGGGACACCCCGGCGCCGACCTCCACCGCGGAGACCGCCCCCGGCACCGCCCGCGACGCCACCCCCGCGGCTGCCCAGGACACCGCGGTGACCGCCGCCCCGGACACCGCGTCGGACACCGCCCCGGCCGGTGCCGATGCGGGAAGCTCCGGCACCCCCATCGGCCGCAGGCTGCGGCGCCGTTGGCGTCCCGTCCTCGCGGCCGCGGTCGCGGTGGCCGCGATCGGCGGGGGAGCGGCCGTGTTGCAGGCGGGCGGGGCCGACGGGGACAGCGTCGGCAAGGCCAACGGCGCCCGCGACAAGGGCAACAGCGTCGCGGCGCCGGGGGGCGTGCTGCCGGACGGCTTCCGGTCGTGGAACAGGACGGTGCTGGGAGGCCGCGAGGACATACCCGACGAGCTGCGCTGCGTCGTGAGCGGCGAGGCGCTGTTCTGCGGGGGCGGCGGAGTCGTCGCCACCCGTATCCGGCTCGTGGACGGCTCGCAGGTGTGGACGGTCAAGAGTCCGGGCGTACCCGCCCAGGGCATGCACCTGGTGGGGGCCACCCACGACACGGTGCTCGGTTACCGCTTCGCCGCCGAGGGCGCCGCGCAGGACTTCGCCGCCGAGGTGGTGGCCGTCGACGCGGACAGCGGCCGGGAGCTGTGGTCCGCGGCGTCCGGCGCCCAGTCGACGGCCGTCACGGGCCGGACCCAGGACGCCGTCGTGGTCGGCTCCCTCGTGGTGACGGTCGACGCCGCCAACTCCCGCTTCGAGGCCAGGGACGCGCACAGCGGCAAGCTCGCCTGGGAGTCGCCGTTCCCCGTGGGCACCCAGTGCGCTCCCGTCCTGGCGGGCTCGCGGCTCGTCGCGATGTGCGCGACCGTCGCGGAGCTGAACGCCTTCGAGGTGCGCCACCCCACCCTGCGTACCGTGGACCGCGCCTCGGGGACCCTGGGCCGGCCCATCGCGGTGGACGGCCCCGCCGTGCCGATGGGCGCCGCCGACGGCGCGCTCGTGCTCCTCCAGGAGCACAGGGAGGGAGTGGAACCGACCGGCTACGACGGGGTGGCGCGGGTCCACCTGGTCTCGCGGAAGGTCACGTACTCCCGGCTGGCCAAGACCTACCCCGGGACGCCCGGTATGACGGACGGCACCCTCTACGTGAGCCGGCAGAGCGGTCTCGTCACCGCGCTCGAACCCGCCACCGGCAGGGAGAAGTGGTCCCGGCAGACGGGCGTGGAGGGCGCGTCGGGTCCCGCGGCGGAGGCCGACGCCCGGTACTTCAGCTCGGCCACCGGCCGGGTGGTCGCGCTGGCGCCGGACGACGGCAGGATCCTGTGGACCACGGATCCGCGGACCGACGGCCTGACGGGCGAACAGGGCGCGAGCCCGCGGGTGGCCGTCGCGGGGCGCGCGGTGGTCGTCGTCGCGTCCAGCAACACCCTCTTCGCCTTCGACGCGCGGAAGCCCCCGAAGTCGGACTGACAGAGCGCCGTGCCAGGCGCGGCTATGCGGGTTTGACGGAGGCGAGCTGTACGAGCAGCACGATCAGCCGGTAGGCGTCGGCGAAGCCGTCGGTGGTGAAGGCGACCGTACGGCCGTTCCCGGCGCGTGACACGCCGGGAACGAGGGTCGCCAGATCCACCATGTGCGGCCCGGCGAGGTCGACTTCGACATCGACCGGCCCGGCCAGCTCCAGCGGCGCGACCCGGCCCCGCCCCGAGACCGCCCCGGCCGCCGCACGGCGCAGACGCTCCCGCGCCCAGCTCCCGCACCTCCTCGCAGGCGGCGTCGTCCCCGCCCGCGGCTTGCCGCGGACCAGCCGGGCACGCCGGTCGAGCGCCTCCGGCAGGAGGTTCCGGTACGTTCCGTGCGCGTCCGCGACCCACACCACGTTCATGGCCCGGAGTGTACGCGCGCGTACGACATGCGGTACCGCGACTTATTCGAGCCTTAATAAAAACTATGTAGCACACTGCTCCGGTGTTGCTAGTTTTTACTTAGTTATCGAGGAGGAGGAGTGCGGTAATGCGCCCAGTGTCAACGACGGCTGTGACCATGTCCGCGACGGAACTCGACGCCGCTCTGCGGGCCGGTGCGAAGGTCGTCGTCCTTGAGGTCGGCCGGGAGACAGGAGAGCACACCGAGGCACGGCGCTCCTATCTGGCGGGGCATCTGCCCGGCGCCTACTTCGTGCCGTTCGAAGAGGACCTGATCGGCCCGCCGGAGGCGGGGGCCGGTGCCGGTCCGCTGCC encodes the following:
- a CDS encoding protein kinase domain-containing protein gives rise to the protein MSLRGGDPAEIGGYPLEARLGSGGMGTVFLARTSSGRPVAIKLIHQHFAGDEEFRIRFRQEVAAARRVSGAFTAAVVDAAPEAEQPWMATTYIEGPTLAQLIAAKGPLNGVELRKLGIGLAEALRDIHRVGVVHRDLKPSNVVLSPEGPRVIDFGISRAADQQTLTMTGRVIGTPPFMSPEQLQAPRGVGPRSDVFSLGTLLVYAATGRGPFDADSPYLTAYQVVHEEPSLGPVPEVLRAVVESCLAKEPEGRPSADELLVLLRDLPADLGVTGANGLGAGHTRDIATQHHLAARDTPAPTSTAETAPGTARDATPAAAQDTAVTAAPDTASDTAPAGADAGSSGTPIGRRLRRRWRPVLAAAVAVAAIGGGAAVLQAGGADGDSVGKANGARDKGNSVAAPGGVLPDGFRSWNRTVLGGREDIPDELRCVVSGEALFCGGGGVVATRIRLVDGSQVWTVKSPGVPAQGMHLVGATHDTVLGYRFAAEGAAQDFAAEVVAVDADSGRELWSAASGAQSTAVTGRTQDAVVVGSLVVTVDAANSRFEARDAHSGKLAWESPFPVGTQCAPVLAGSRLVAMCATVAELNAFEVRHPTLRTVDRASGTLGRPIAVDGPAVPMGAADGALVLLQEHREGVEPTGYDGVARVHLVSRKVTYSRLAKTYPGTPGMTDGTLYVSRQSGLVTALEPATGREKWSRQTGVEGASGPAAEADARYFSSATGRVVALAPDDGRILWTTDPRTDGLTGEQGASPRVAVAGRAVVVVASSNTLFAFDARKPPKSD
- a CDS encoding M55 family metallopeptidase gives rise to the protein MNVVWVADAHGTYRNLLPEALDRRARLVRGKPRAGTTPPARRCGSWARERLRRAAAGAVSGRGRVAPLELAGPVDVEVDLAGPHMVDLATLVPGVSRAGNGRTVAFTTDGFADAYRLIVLLVQLASVKPA